The proteins below come from a single Papaver somniferum cultivar HN1 chromosome 11, ASM357369v1, whole genome shotgun sequence genomic window:
- the LOC113323742 gene encoding ena/VASP-like protein isoform X2 gives MLSCHLWLIGLWLLCKVFKNSKPAPATFTGPHVRPNPATRPPPPQPAPASATNEASTSTAASVTSVRGTKRKRDGAVSTTTTAHEQASVSVTTITRGGRGSRGERGCRGGRGSRGGRTTTPATTTENQNEVTTPVTTSTATTSVVFGRKTSTEVPTSSRGRTLRGRGARGYARGKTVHKRGGQIVGVGIMMPEQPRLVREPTRSAQSQVLNPTGRGVGGVQRGCVGSRGGGVSARRGRAFLRGGVVFSTSGRGNMHRIMDWLGTPEQWENDE, from the exons ATGTTGTCTTGTCATCTTTGGCTAATTGGCTTATGGCTGCTTTGCAAGGTATTCAAGAATTCCAAACCAG CTCCAGCTACCTTCACAGGTCCTCATGTGAGACCAAATCCAGCAACAAGGCCACCACCACCACAGCCAGCACCAGCAAGTGCCACAAATGAAGCATCAACCTCAACTGCTGCAAGTGTCACGAGTGTCAGAGGTACTAAAAGGAAAAGAGATGGTGCAGTTTCTACAACTACAACTGCACATGAGCAAGCTTCAGTTTCTGTAACTACAATAACTAGAGGTGGAAGAGGAAGTAGGGGAGAAAGAGGTTGTAGAGGAGGAAGGGGAAGTAGAGGTGGAAGAACAACTACACCTGCAACTACAACTGAAAATCAAAATGAAGTAACTACACCTGTCACTACCTCTACTGCCACTACAAGTGTTGTTTTTGGTAGAAAAACCTCCACTGAGGTGCCTACAAGTAGCAGAGGAAGGACTTTAAGGGGAAGAGGTGCAAGGGGATATGCAAGGGGAAAAACAGTGCATAAACGTGGAGGTCAGATTGTGGGAGTTGGTATCATGATGCCTGAGCAGCCTAGACTAGTTAGAGAGCCAACTAGAAGTGCACAATCTCAG GTACTAAATCCAACCGGAAGAGGTGTTGGTGGTGTTCAGAGAGGATGTGTTGGTTCTCGGGGAGGAGGTGTTAGTGCTCGGAGAGGTAGAGCTTTCTTGAGAGGTGGTGTTGTATTTTCGACGAGTGGAAGGGGAAACATGCATAGAATTATGGATTGGCTAGGCACACCTGAGCAGTGGGAAAATGATGAATGA
- the LOC113323742 gene encoding translation initiation factor IF-2-like isoform X3: MKWKNFASHVIAPATFTGPHVRPNPATRPPPPQPAPASATNEASTSTAASVTSVRGTKRKRDGAVSTTTTAHEQASVSVTTITRGGRGSRGERGCRGGRGSRGGRTTTPATTTENQNEVTTPVTTSTATTSVVFGRKTSTEVPTSSRGRTLRGRGARGYARGKTVHKRGGQIVGVGIMMPEQPRLVREPTRSAQSQVLNPTGRGVGGVQRGCVGSRGGGVSARRGRAFLRGGVVFSTSGRGNMHRIMDWLGTPEQWENDE; this comes from the exons ATGAAGTGGAAGAACTTTGCATCCCATGTCATAG CTCCAGCTACCTTCACAGGTCCTCATGTGAGACCAAATCCAGCAACAAGGCCACCACCACCACAGCCAGCACCAGCAAGTGCCACAAATGAAGCATCAACCTCAACTGCTGCAAGTGTCACGAGTGTCAGAGGTACTAAAAGGAAAAGAGATGGTGCAGTTTCTACAACTACAACTGCACATGAGCAAGCTTCAGTTTCTGTAACTACAATAACTAGAGGTGGAAGAGGAAGTAGGGGAGAAAGAGGTTGTAGAGGAGGAAGGGGAAGTAGAGGTGGAAGAACAACTACACCTGCAACTACAACTGAAAATCAAAATGAAGTAACTACACCTGTCACTACCTCTACTGCCACTACAAGTGTTGTTTTTGGTAGAAAAACCTCCACTGAGGTGCCTACAAGTAGCAGAGGAAGGACTTTAAGGGGAAGAGGTGCAAGGGGATATGCAAGGGGAAAAACAGTGCATAAACGTGGAGGTCAGATTGTGGGAGTTGGTATCATGATGCCTGAGCAGCCTAGACTAGTTAGAGAGCCAACTAGAAGTGCACAATCTCAG GTACTAAATCCAACCGGAAGAGGTGTTGGTGGTGTTCAGAGAGGATGTGTTGGTTCTCGGGGAGGAGGTGTTAGTGCTCGGAGAGGTAGAGCTTTCTTGAGAGGTGGTGTTGTATTTTCGACGAGTGGAAGGGGAAACATGCATAGAATTATGGATTGGCTAGGCACACCTGAGCAGTGGGAAAATGATGAATGA
- the LOC113323742 gene encoding ena/VASP-like protein isoform X1 has translation MNELLNLVSSQISSQGQSMCSCVCAAPATFTGPHVRPNPATRPPPPQPAPASATNEASTSTAASVTSVRGTKRKRDGAVSTTTTAHEQASVSVTTITRGGRGSRGERGCRGGRGSRGGRTTTPATTTENQNEVTTPVTTSTATTSVVFGRKTSTEVPTSSRGRTLRGRGARGYARGKTVHKRGGQIVGVGIMMPEQPRLVREPTRSAQSQVLNPTGRGVGGVQRGCVGSRGGGVSARRGRAFLRGGVVFSTSGRGNMHRIMDWLGTPEQWENDE, from the exons ATGAATGAATTGTTAAATCTAGTTAGTTCACAAATCAGTAGTCAAGGGCAGTCAATGTGTTCATGTGTGTGTGCAGCTCCAGCTACCTTCACAGGTCCTCATGTGAGACCAAATCCAGCAACAAGGCCACCACCACCACAGCCAGCACCAGCAAGTGCCACAAATGAAGCATCAACCTCAACTGCTGCAAGTGTCACGAGTGTCAGAGGTACTAAAAGGAAAAGAGATGGTGCAGTTTCTACAACTACAACTGCACATGAGCAAGCTTCAGTTTCTGTAACTACAATAACTAGAGGTGGAAGAGGAAGTAGGGGAGAAAGAGGTTGTAGAGGAGGAAGGGGAAGTAGAGGTGGAAGAACAACTACACCTGCAACTACAACTGAAAATCAAAATGAAGTAACTACACCTGTCACTACCTCTACTGCCACTACAAGTGTTGTTTTTGGTAGAAAAACCTCCACTGAGGTGCCTACAAGTAGCAGAGGAAGGACTTTAAGGGGAAGAGGTGCAAGGGGATATGCAAGGGGAAAAACAGTGCATAAACGTGGAGGTCAGATTGTGGGAGTTGGTATCATGATGCCTGAGCAGCCTAGACTAGTTAGAGAGCCAACTAGAAGTGCACAATCTCAG GTACTAAATCCAACCGGAAGAGGTGTTGGTGGTGTTCAGAGAGGATGTGTTGGTTCTCGGGGAGGAGGTGTTAGTGCTCGGAGAGGTAGAGCTTTCTTGAGAGGTGGTGTTGTATTTTCGACGAGTGGAAGGGGAAACATGCATAGAATTATGGATTGGCTAGGCACACCTGAGCAGTGGGAAAATGATGAATGA